A region from the Streptosporangium sp. NBC_01756 genome encodes:
- a CDS encoding dipeptidase, producing the protein MSVDILDHIVVNALGGLDNPNVLASASGALIQTSDQLTIDARTLAEAHASGVTAINVTLGYTMGDFPPYQHTLDEIETWDGIIRTHHEHLVQIRTAEDILEAKRQGKIGIIYGFQNAAAVEDRAERIATFADRGVRVIQLTYNQANQIGDGSMAPGNRGLTPLGREVVEALNEQRVMVDLSHSGEQTCLEAARVSRQPVSINHTGCRALVDLPRNKTDEELRLVASQGGFVGIYFMPFLNASGHARAADVVEHIVHAVNVCGEDQVGIGTDGTITAIDDLDAYRDRLAEHVAQRRQAGASAAGERSDTYPFVVDLRGVDQFRELARLLEKRGYSSARIEKILGRNFYTYAKAVWGS; encoded by the coding sequence ATGAGCGTCGACATCTTGGACCACATCGTCGTCAACGCGCTCGGCGGGCTGGACAACCCGAACGTCCTCGCGTCCGCGTCCGGCGCGCTCATCCAGACCAGCGACCAGCTGACCATCGACGCGCGCACCCTGGCGGAGGCGCACGCTTCGGGCGTGACCGCGATCAACGTCACCCTGGGCTACACGATGGGCGACTTCCCGCCCTACCAGCACACCCTCGACGAGATCGAGACCTGGGACGGGATCATCCGCACCCACCACGAGCACCTGGTGCAGATCCGCACGGCCGAGGACATCCTCGAGGCCAAGCGGCAGGGCAAGATCGGCATCATCTACGGCTTCCAGAACGCCGCCGCGGTCGAGGACCGGGCCGAACGGATCGCCACCTTCGCCGACCGGGGCGTCCGGGTCATCCAGCTGACCTACAACCAGGCGAACCAGATCGGCGACGGCTCGATGGCGCCGGGCAACCGGGGCCTGACGCCGCTCGGGCGAGAGGTCGTGGAGGCCCTCAACGAGCAGCGCGTCATGGTCGACCTGTCGCACAGCGGGGAGCAGACCTGCCTGGAGGCCGCGCGGGTGTCCCGGCAGCCCGTCTCGATCAACCACACGGGCTGCCGGGCACTCGTCGACCTGCCGCGCAACAAGACCGATGAGGAGCTGCGGCTGGTCGCCTCGCAGGGCGGTTTCGTCGGCATCTACTTCATGCCGTTCCTCAACGCCTCCGGGCACGCCCGGGCCGCGGACGTGGTGGAGCACATCGTGCACGCGGTCAACGTGTGCGGCGAAGACCAGGTCGGCATTGGCACCGACGGGACGATCACCGCCATCGACGACCTGGACGCCTACCGGGACCGGCTCGCCGAGCATGTGGCGCAGCGCCGCCAGGCCGGAGCGTCCGCGGCCGGGGAACGGAGCGACACCTACCCGTTCGTCGTCGACCTGCGCGGAGTCGACCAGTTCCGAGAGCTGGCACGCCTGCTGGAGAAGCGCGGCTATTCGTCGGCCAGGATCGAGAAGATCCTCGGCCGGAACTTTTACACCTACGCAAAGGCGGTCTGGGGGAGCTGA